One segment of Rosa chinensis cultivar Old Blush chromosome 6, RchiOBHm-V2, whole genome shotgun sequence DNA contains the following:
- the LOC112174443 gene encoding tRNA pseudouridine(38/39) synthase isoform X1, translating into MDVTTVVDSLRHRVQELEALNAKLSSQLAVCHCHQQQDKTEVSSVSSDNLVEKSGKSSFQSKNTTKEKLKGKLPGYDTRIMNHHSKRYVALKVMYFGQRFYGFAAEAQMDPTIESEIFKALEKTRLLIGDKKESHYSRCGRTDKGVSAVGQVIALYLRSNLKEACEISEDPSNQEQYDACLFPSEGEIDYVRVLNRVLPDDIRVFGWYPVPLGFSARFSCLSREYYYLFWGENLNFLAMETAGRKFVGEHDFRNFCKMDALNVHNYRRKITSFAMSPCDVRFEGNQLWAFKIKGSAFLWHQVRCMVAVLLLIGQGHESPDVIDALLDTDRIPRKPQYGMAPEIPLVLQSCEFEGLKFICSSDARQALRIHLAHECRNYHLQAAIFNEALQCCFPVEKGAEDQRSLDNGTMKKKSSHVPLMSRPTEPSYEERRAKLNTRACRLKSL; encoded by the exons ATGGACGTAACCACTGTCGTCGACTCCCTCCGGCATAGAGTtcag GAATTAGAGGCATTAAATGCCAAGTTGTCATCTCAACTCGCAGTTTGTCACTGCCATCAG CAACAGGACAAGACTGAAGTCTCTTCTGTAAGTTCTGATAATTTAGTTGAGAAAAGCGGGAAATCGAGCTTTCAAAGTAAGAACACCACCAAGGAGAAACTTAAAGGGAAATTGCCAG GTTACGACACAAGGATCATGAATCACCACAGCAAGAGATATGTTGCTTTGAAAGTCATGTATTTTGGCCAAAG GTTCTATGGTTTTGCTGCTGAGGCACAGATGGATCCAACTATTGAG TCTGAAATTTTCAAAGCTCTTGAGAAGACAAGACTTTTGATCGGTGATAAGAAGGAATCACATTACTCAAGATGTGGTAGGACAGACAAGGGAGTTTCTGCTGTTGGGCAA GTGATTGCTCTCTATTTAAGATCAAACCTCAAGGAAGCATGTGAAATCAGTGAAGATCCTAGCAACCAAGAACAATATG ATGCTTGTTTGTTTCCCTCAGAAGGTGAAATCGATTATGTGAGGGTGCTGAATCGAGTCCTTCCGGATGATATTCGAGTTTTTGGTTGGTATCCTGTACCATTGGGTTTCAGTGCGAG GTTTAGCTGTCTAAGCAGGgagtattattatttattttggggAGAAAATCTGAATTTCTTG GCTATGGAGACTGCTGGTAGGAAATTTGTTGGTGAACATGACTTCAGAAACTTCTGTAAGATGGATGCTCTTAATGTGCACAATTACAGGAGGAAAATCACTTCATTTGCAATGTCGCCTTGTGATGTGAG GTTTGAGGGGAACCAGCTTTGGGCATTTAAAATCAAAGGTAGTGCTTTCCTTTGGCATCAGGTCCGATGCATGGTTGCTGTACTACTCTTGATTGGCCAAGGTCATGAATCTCCTGAT GTTATAGATGCATTACTGGATACTGACAGAATTCCGAGAAAACCTCAATATGGCATGGCGCCAGAGATTCCGTTGGTACTTCAATCCTGTGAATTTGAGGGTCTCAAGTTCATTTGCTCTTCAG ATGCCAGACAAGCTTTGCGCATACACTTGGCTCATGAATGTCGAAACTATCATCTCCAAGCTGCAATTTTTAATGAGGCTCTACAATGCTGTTTTCCAGTAGAAAAAGGTGCTGAAG ATCAGCGCTCCTTGGATAATGGAACGATGAAGAAGAAATCTTCCCATGTTCCACTCATGTCGCGCCCAACTGAGC CATCGTATGAAGAGAGACGTGCGAAATTAAACACAAGAGCGTGCAGACTGAAGAGTTTATGA
- the LOC112174443 gene encoding tRNA pseudouridine(38/39) synthase isoform X3, whose protein sequence is MDVTTVVDSLRHRVQELEALNAKLSSQLAVCHCHQQQDKTEVSSVSSDNLVEKSGKSSFQSKNTTKEKLKGKLPGYDTRIMNHHSKRYVALKVMYFGQRFYGFAAEAQMDPTIESEIFKALEKTRLLIGDKKESHYSRCGRTDKGVSAVGQVIALYLRSNLKEACEISEDPSNQEQYDACLFPSEGEIDYVRVLNRVLPDDIRVFGWYPVPLGFSARFSCLSREYYYLFWGENLNFLAMETAGRKFVGEHDFRNFCKMDALNVHNYRRKITSFAMSPCDVRFEGNQLWAFKIKGSAFLWHQVRCMVAVLLLIGQGHESPDVIDALLDTDRIPRKPQYGMAPEIPLVLQSCEFEGLKFICSSDARQALRIHLAHECRNYHLQAAIFNEALQCCFPVEKDQRSLDNGTMKKKSSHVPLMSRPTEPSYEERRAKLNTRACRLKSL, encoded by the exons ATGGACGTAACCACTGTCGTCGACTCCCTCCGGCATAGAGTtcag GAATTAGAGGCATTAAATGCCAAGTTGTCATCTCAACTCGCAGTTTGTCACTGCCATCAG CAACAGGACAAGACTGAAGTCTCTTCTGTAAGTTCTGATAATTTAGTTGAGAAAAGCGGGAAATCGAGCTTTCAAAGTAAGAACACCACCAAGGAGAAACTTAAAGGGAAATTGCCAG GTTACGACACAAGGATCATGAATCACCACAGCAAGAGATATGTTGCTTTGAAAGTCATGTATTTTGGCCAAAG GTTCTATGGTTTTGCTGCTGAGGCACAGATGGATCCAACTATTGAG TCTGAAATTTTCAAAGCTCTTGAGAAGACAAGACTTTTGATCGGTGATAAGAAGGAATCACATTACTCAAGATGTGGTAGGACAGACAAGGGAGTTTCTGCTGTTGGGCAA GTGATTGCTCTCTATTTAAGATCAAACCTCAAGGAAGCATGTGAAATCAGTGAAGATCCTAGCAACCAAGAACAATATG ATGCTTGTTTGTTTCCCTCAGAAGGTGAAATCGATTATGTGAGGGTGCTGAATCGAGTCCTTCCGGATGATATTCGAGTTTTTGGTTGGTATCCTGTACCATTGGGTTTCAGTGCGAG GTTTAGCTGTCTAAGCAGGgagtattattatttattttggggAGAAAATCTGAATTTCTTG GCTATGGAGACTGCTGGTAGGAAATTTGTTGGTGAACATGACTTCAGAAACTTCTGTAAGATGGATGCTCTTAATGTGCACAATTACAGGAGGAAAATCACTTCATTTGCAATGTCGCCTTGTGATGTGAG GTTTGAGGGGAACCAGCTTTGGGCATTTAAAATCAAAGGTAGTGCTTTCCTTTGGCATCAGGTCCGATGCATGGTTGCTGTACTACTCTTGATTGGCCAAGGTCATGAATCTCCTGAT GTTATAGATGCATTACTGGATACTGACAGAATTCCGAGAAAACCTCAATATGGCATGGCGCCAGAGATTCCGTTGGTACTTCAATCCTGTGAATTTGAGGGTCTCAAGTTCATTTGCTCTTCAG ATGCCAGACAAGCTTTGCGCATACACTTGGCTCATGAATGTCGAAACTATCATCTCCAAGCTGCAATTTTTAATGAGGCTCTACAATGCTGTTTTCCAGTAGAAAAAG ATCAGCGCTCCTTGGATAATGGAACGATGAAGAAGAAATCTTCCCATGTTCCACTCATGTCGCGCCCAACTGAGC CATCGTATGAAGAGAGACGTGCGAAATTAAACACAAGAGCGTGCAGACTGAAGAGTTTATGA
- the LOC112174443 gene encoding tRNA pseudouridine(38/39) synthase isoform X4, whose translation MDVTTVVDSLRHRVQELEALNAKLSSQLAVCHCHQQQDKTEVSSVSSDNLVEKSGKSSFQSKNTTKEKLKGKLPGYDTRIMNHHSKRYVALKVMYFGQRFYGFAAEAQMDPTIESEIFKALEKTRLLIGDKKESHYSRCGRTDKGVSAVGQVIALYLRSNLKEACEISEDPSNQEQYEGEIDYVRVLNRVLPDDIRVFGWYPVPLGFSARFSCLSREYYYLFWGENLNFLAMETAGRKFVGEHDFRNFCKMDALNVHNYRRKITSFAMSPCDVRFEGNQLWAFKIKGSAFLWHQVRCMVAVLLLIGQGHESPDVIDALLDTDRIPRKPQYGMAPEIPLVLQSCEFEGLKFICSSDARQALRIHLAHECRNYHLQAAIFNEALQCCFPVEKGAEDQRSLDNGTMKKKSSHVPLMSRPTEPSYEERRAKLNTRACRLKSL comes from the exons ATGGACGTAACCACTGTCGTCGACTCCCTCCGGCATAGAGTtcag GAATTAGAGGCATTAAATGCCAAGTTGTCATCTCAACTCGCAGTTTGTCACTGCCATCAG CAACAGGACAAGACTGAAGTCTCTTCTGTAAGTTCTGATAATTTAGTTGAGAAAAGCGGGAAATCGAGCTTTCAAAGTAAGAACACCACCAAGGAGAAACTTAAAGGGAAATTGCCAG GTTACGACACAAGGATCATGAATCACCACAGCAAGAGATATGTTGCTTTGAAAGTCATGTATTTTGGCCAAAG GTTCTATGGTTTTGCTGCTGAGGCACAGATGGATCCAACTATTGAG TCTGAAATTTTCAAAGCTCTTGAGAAGACAAGACTTTTGATCGGTGATAAGAAGGAATCACATTACTCAAGATGTGGTAGGACAGACAAGGGAGTTTCTGCTGTTGGGCAA GTGATTGCTCTCTATTTAAGATCAAACCTCAAGGAAGCATGTGAAATCAGTGAAGATCCTAGCAACCAAGAACAATATG AAGGTGAAATCGATTATGTGAGGGTGCTGAATCGAGTCCTTCCGGATGATATTCGAGTTTTTGGTTGGTATCCTGTACCATTGGGTTTCAGTGCGAG GTTTAGCTGTCTAAGCAGGgagtattattatttattttggggAGAAAATCTGAATTTCTTG GCTATGGAGACTGCTGGTAGGAAATTTGTTGGTGAACATGACTTCAGAAACTTCTGTAAGATGGATGCTCTTAATGTGCACAATTACAGGAGGAAAATCACTTCATTTGCAATGTCGCCTTGTGATGTGAG GTTTGAGGGGAACCAGCTTTGGGCATTTAAAATCAAAGGTAGTGCTTTCCTTTGGCATCAGGTCCGATGCATGGTTGCTGTACTACTCTTGATTGGCCAAGGTCATGAATCTCCTGAT GTTATAGATGCATTACTGGATACTGACAGAATTCCGAGAAAACCTCAATATGGCATGGCGCCAGAGATTCCGTTGGTACTTCAATCCTGTGAATTTGAGGGTCTCAAGTTCATTTGCTCTTCAG ATGCCAGACAAGCTTTGCGCATACACTTGGCTCATGAATGTCGAAACTATCATCTCCAAGCTGCAATTTTTAATGAGGCTCTACAATGCTGTTTTCCAGTAGAAAAAGGTGCTGAAG ATCAGCGCTCCTTGGATAATGGAACGATGAAGAAGAAATCTTCCCATGTTCCACTCATGTCGCGCCCAACTGAGC CATCGTATGAAGAGAGACGTGCGAAATTAAACACAAGAGCGTGCAGACTGAAGAGTTTATGA
- the LOC112174443 gene encoding tRNA pseudouridine(38/39) synthase isoform X2 gives MDVTTVVDSLRHRVQELEALNAKLSSQLAVCHCHQDKTEVSSVSSDNLVEKSGKSSFQSKNTTKEKLKGKLPGYDTRIMNHHSKRYVALKVMYFGQRFYGFAAEAQMDPTIESEIFKALEKTRLLIGDKKESHYSRCGRTDKGVSAVGQVIALYLRSNLKEACEISEDPSNQEQYDACLFPSEGEIDYVRVLNRVLPDDIRVFGWYPVPLGFSARFSCLSREYYYLFWGENLNFLAMETAGRKFVGEHDFRNFCKMDALNVHNYRRKITSFAMSPCDVRFEGNQLWAFKIKGSAFLWHQVRCMVAVLLLIGQGHESPDVIDALLDTDRIPRKPQYGMAPEIPLVLQSCEFEGLKFICSSDARQALRIHLAHECRNYHLQAAIFNEALQCCFPVEKGAEDQRSLDNGTMKKKSSHVPLMSRPTEPSYEERRAKLNTRACRLKSL, from the exons ATGGACGTAACCACTGTCGTCGACTCCCTCCGGCATAGAGTtcag GAATTAGAGGCATTAAATGCCAAGTTGTCATCTCAACTCGCAGTTTGTCACTGCCATCAG GACAAGACTGAAGTCTCTTCTGTAAGTTCTGATAATTTAGTTGAGAAAAGCGGGAAATCGAGCTTTCAAAGTAAGAACACCACCAAGGAGAAACTTAAAGGGAAATTGCCAG GTTACGACACAAGGATCATGAATCACCACAGCAAGAGATATGTTGCTTTGAAAGTCATGTATTTTGGCCAAAG GTTCTATGGTTTTGCTGCTGAGGCACAGATGGATCCAACTATTGAG TCTGAAATTTTCAAAGCTCTTGAGAAGACAAGACTTTTGATCGGTGATAAGAAGGAATCACATTACTCAAGATGTGGTAGGACAGACAAGGGAGTTTCTGCTGTTGGGCAA GTGATTGCTCTCTATTTAAGATCAAACCTCAAGGAAGCATGTGAAATCAGTGAAGATCCTAGCAACCAAGAACAATATG ATGCTTGTTTGTTTCCCTCAGAAGGTGAAATCGATTATGTGAGGGTGCTGAATCGAGTCCTTCCGGATGATATTCGAGTTTTTGGTTGGTATCCTGTACCATTGGGTTTCAGTGCGAG GTTTAGCTGTCTAAGCAGGgagtattattatttattttggggAGAAAATCTGAATTTCTTG GCTATGGAGACTGCTGGTAGGAAATTTGTTGGTGAACATGACTTCAGAAACTTCTGTAAGATGGATGCTCTTAATGTGCACAATTACAGGAGGAAAATCACTTCATTTGCAATGTCGCCTTGTGATGTGAG GTTTGAGGGGAACCAGCTTTGGGCATTTAAAATCAAAGGTAGTGCTTTCCTTTGGCATCAGGTCCGATGCATGGTTGCTGTACTACTCTTGATTGGCCAAGGTCATGAATCTCCTGAT GTTATAGATGCATTACTGGATACTGACAGAATTCCGAGAAAACCTCAATATGGCATGGCGCCAGAGATTCCGTTGGTACTTCAATCCTGTGAATTTGAGGGTCTCAAGTTCATTTGCTCTTCAG ATGCCAGACAAGCTTTGCGCATACACTTGGCTCATGAATGTCGAAACTATCATCTCCAAGCTGCAATTTTTAATGAGGCTCTACAATGCTGTTTTCCAGTAGAAAAAGGTGCTGAAG ATCAGCGCTCCTTGGATAATGGAACGATGAAGAAGAAATCTTCCCATGTTCCACTCATGTCGCGCCCAACTGAGC CATCGTATGAAGAGAGACGTGCGAAATTAAACACAAGAGCGTGCAGACTGAAGAGTTTATGA
- the LOC112174443 gene encoding tRNA pseudouridine(38/39) synthase isoform X5 produces MDVTTVVDSLRHRVQELEALNAKLSSQLAVCHCHQQQDKTEVSSVSSDNLVEKSGKSSFQSKNTTKEKLKGKLPGYDTRIMNHHSKRYVALKVMYFGQRFYGFAAEAQMDPTIESEIFKALEKTRLLIGDKKESHYSRCGRTDKGVSAVGQVIALYLRSNLKEACEISEDPSNQEQYDACLFPSEGEIDYVRVLNRVLPDDIRVFGWYPVPLGFSARFSCLSREYYYLFWGENLNFLAMETAGRKFVGEHDFRNFCKMDALNVHNYRRKITSFAMSPCDVRFEGNQLWAFKIKGSAFLWHQVRCMVAVLLLIGQGHESPDCWLQ; encoded by the exons ATGGACGTAACCACTGTCGTCGACTCCCTCCGGCATAGAGTtcag GAATTAGAGGCATTAAATGCCAAGTTGTCATCTCAACTCGCAGTTTGTCACTGCCATCAG CAACAGGACAAGACTGAAGTCTCTTCTGTAAGTTCTGATAATTTAGTTGAGAAAAGCGGGAAATCGAGCTTTCAAAGTAAGAACACCACCAAGGAGAAACTTAAAGGGAAATTGCCAG GTTACGACACAAGGATCATGAATCACCACAGCAAGAGATATGTTGCTTTGAAAGTCATGTATTTTGGCCAAAG GTTCTATGGTTTTGCTGCTGAGGCACAGATGGATCCAACTATTGAG TCTGAAATTTTCAAAGCTCTTGAGAAGACAAGACTTTTGATCGGTGATAAGAAGGAATCACATTACTCAAGATGTGGTAGGACAGACAAGGGAGTTTCTGCTGTTGGGCAA GTGATTGCTCTCTATTTAAGATCAAACCTCAAGGAAGCATGTGAAATCAGTGAAGATCCTAGCAACCAAGAACAATATG ATGCTTGTTTGTTTCCCTCAGAAGGTGAAATCGATTATGTGAGGGTGCTGAATCGAGTCCTTCCGGATGATATTCGAGTTTTTGGTTGGTATCCTGTACCATTGGGTTTCAGTGCGAG GTTTAGCTGTCTAAGCAGGgagtattattatttattttggggAGAAAATCTGAATTTCTTG GCTATGGAGACTGCTGGTAGGAAATTTGTTGGTGAACATGACTTCAGAAACTTCTGTAAGATGGATGCTCTTAATGTGCACAATTACAGGAGGAAAATCACTTCATTTGCAATGTCGCCTTGTGATGTGAG GTTTGAGGGGAACCAGCTTTGGGCATTTAAAATCAAAGGTAGTGCTTTCCTTTGGCATCAGGTCCGATGCATGGTTGCTGTACTACTCTTGATTGGCCAAGGTCATGAATCTCCTGAT TGTTGGCTGCAGTAA
- the LOC112174443 gene encoding tRNA pseudouridine(38/39) synthase isoform X6, whose protein sequence is MDVTTVVDSLRHRVQELEALNAKLSSQLAVCHCHQQQDKTEVSSVSSDNLVEKSGKSSFQSKNTTKEKLKGKLPGYDTRIMNHHSKRYVALKVMYFGQRFYGFAAEAQMDPTIESEIFKALEKTRLLIGDKKESHYSRCGRTDKGVSAVGQVIALYLRSNLKEACEISEDPSNQEQYDACLFPSEGEIDYVRVLNRVLPDDIRVFGWYPVPLGFSARFSCLSREYYYLFWGENLNFLAMETAGRKFVGEHDFRNFCKMDALNVHNYRRKITSFAMSPCDVRFEGNQLWAFKIKGSAFLWHQVRCMVAVLLLIGQGHESPD, encoded by the exons ATGGACGTAACCACTGTCGTCGACTCCCTCCGGCATAGAGTtcag GAATTAGAGGCATTAAATGCCAAGTTGTCATCTCAACTCGCAGTTTGTCACTGCCATCAG CAACAGGACAAGACTGAAGTCTCTTCTGTAAGTTCTGATAATTTAGTTGAGAAAAGCGGGAAATCGAGCTTTCAAAGTAAGAACACCACCAAGGAGAAACTTAAAGGGAAATTGCCAG GTTACGACACAAGGATCATGAATCACCACAGCAAGAGATATGTTGCTTTGAAAGTCATGTATTTTGGCCAAAG GTTCTATGGTTTTGCTGCTGAGGCACAGATGGATCCAACTATTGAG TCTGAAATTTTCAAAGCTCTTGAGAAGACAAGACTTTTGATCGGTGATAAGAAGGAATCACATTACTCAAGATGTGGTAGGACAGACAAGGGAGTTTCTGCTGTTGGGCAA GTGATTGCTCTCTATTTAAGATCAAACCTCAAGGAAGCATGTGAAATCAGTGAAGATCCTAGCAACCAAGAACAATATG ATGCTTGTTTGTTTCCCTCAGAAGGTGAAATCGATTATGTGAGGGTGCTGAATCGAGTCCTTCCGGATGATATTCGAGTTTTTGGTTGGTATCCTGTACCATTGGGTTTCAGTGCGAG GTTTAGCTGTCTAAGCAGGgagtattattatttattttggggAGAAAATCTGAATTTCTTG GCTATGGAGACTGCTGGTAGGAAATTTGTTGGTGAACATGACTTCAGAAACTTCTGTAAGATGGATGCTCTTAATGTGCACAATTACAGGAGGAAAATCACTTCATTTGCAATGTCGCCTTGTGATGTGAG GTTTGAGGGGAACCAGCTTTGGGCATTTAAAATCAAAGGTAGTGCTTTCCTTTGGCATCAGGTCCGATGCATGGTTGCTGTACTACTCTTGATTGGCCAAGGTCATGAATCTCCTGAT TAA